Below is a genomic region from Coriobacteriia bacterium.
CGCGGAGCACGAAGCCGGGCATCGAGAGCCTTGAGCAACTCAGGGCCGAGGTCGAGGAGAAGATTCGCTCCCAGCACGAAGACGACTTCCAGCGAAGTGCGCAAATGCTTGCGGGCAACGAGCTTGCCAAACGCATCGTGGGCGATATTCCCGATCTCATCTACGGCGTCGCGATGAAGGAGGCGCGCGAAAACCTCAATTGGAAGCTTCAAACGGAGAACCAGACTCTCGACGAGTTCCTTGCCGCTCAGGGCATGACGCAAGAAGAGCTCTCCAACGCCCTCATGCTTCAGGTGAGAACGCAGCTCAACAGGCAATTTGCGATGAATGCGTACGCAAGGCACAAGGGGCTTGTCGTGGAAGAGGATGACCTCAACGCGTTCTTCGAATCCATTGCGCCCGGAAACGCGAATATCGCACATGCCGACTTCAACAGGGATGGCAGAATCTATGCCGCACGCTGTGCGGCCCTCAGGCTCAAGGCGGCCAAGCGGGCCGTCGAGGAGGCGGATATCACGCGTATCGGTGCCGCTTCCTAGCAACGTGGGGATTTGCTTGGTTGCACGTCGCTATCGCATCGATATATCTGGTCAAGACAGGCGTTTCGGGCACGAGTTGATGGAGGGTTTCAATGCACGAGTTTAAGACCGAGAGCAAGAAGATTCTGGATATTGTCATCAACTCCATCTACTCGACCAAGGAAGTCTTCCTGCGCGAGTTGATATCGAACGCCTCGGATTCGATCGACAAGGTCATGATCATGCGGTCCCAGGCTGCCAGTCATGCGGATGGCGAATCCCAGCTCGTCGAGGATGGTTGGGAGCCCGCCATCGAGCTCGCCTTCGATGCCGATGCCGGCACCATCACCGTAAGCGATAACGGCATCGGCATGAGCGACGTCGCCCTCGAGCGCGAACTGGGAACGATTGCCCATTCATCGAGCCAGGAGGCCAAGCTCGCCGAGATGACCGATGGCGAAGGCGACGCGGACATCATCGGACAGTTTGGCGTGGGTTTCTATTCCAGCTTCATGGTGGCCGATCACGTGAGCGTCATCTCGCGCGCGCAGGGGTCGGACGAGGCGTTTGTCTGGGAAAGTGACGGCATCGAGGGCTTTACCATCGACCGTGCCGAAAGGGACCATGCGGGCACGGACGTCATCTTGCACCTGCGTCCCAATGATGCCGCTAACGATTACACCAAGTTCCTGTCGTATCCCGCGCTCGAGGAGCTCGTGAAGCGTCATAGCAACTATATCCGCTACCCGATCTACCTCGAGACGAGTGGTGTGCGTCAGGTCGTTCCCGAGGACGGGGCCATTGACGTTGAGCCCGAGTTCGAGGAATACGTCGAGCGTCGCGTCCTCAATTCCATGGTCCCCATCTGGGCAAAGCCCCGCAGTGAGGTAAGCGACGAGGAATATGCGGCGTTCTACCAGGAAGAGTTTGGCGATCCCAATCCGCCGTTACGCATCATTACGATGCATGCGCGCGGCCTGCACAATTGCGACGTGCTCCTATTCGTACCATCCGAGCCCTCGGGCGACTTCTATAGCAGGGACTACAAGAAGGGCCTCAAGCTCTACAGTTCGGGTGTCCTGATTGACGAGCTCTACGCCGATTTGGTCCCTGAGTACTTTGGCTTTGTCCGTGGCGTTGTCGATAGTCCCGACATAAGCATCAGCCTGTCACGCGAAGGCATCCAGGAAGACCCGTTCTTGCAGGATATTGCCGCGCAAATCGACAAACGCCTCTGCCACGAGTTCGCCGTCATGCGCGATGAGGAGCGCGAGACCTATGTCGATTTCTTCTCGGGCTTCGGACGTACTTTCAAATTCGCCATCTACGCGACCTTGGGGGCGCTCAACGAGAAGCTCGAGGACCTGCTGCTTTTCTTTACCGCCCAATCGGATGAGCCCATGACCCTGCGCGAATACCGTGACGCCATGCCAAGTGACCAGCCGTGCATCTTGTTTGCATCCGGCGACGAGGCGCGCAAACTCGAATCCACGACATCCGTGAAGGCCGTGACCGAAAGGGGATGGGATGTCATCCTGTGCTCCGAGGGCATCGACGAGTTCAGCCTGATGACCCTGCGCGAATATGACGGGCTTCCCATCAAGAACGTCTCGGCAGACGACCTCGTCCTCGATGACGCCGAAAGCCTCATGCGCAAACGCGCGATCGACGAGGAAAACTCCGCATTTTTCGCGTATGTGCGCGATTTTCTGCCGGCCGATGTCGTGGAGGTGCGCTCCACGCTGCATCTTGACAAGGAGCCGGCATGCATCACGTCCGTCGGCCAGGTGAGTCTGGGTCTCGAGAGGTACTTTGCGTCCATGCAGGAGCGGTCGACGGCGCTGCCCCAGATACGCCATGCCCTCGAGCTCAATCCCGAGCATGGCATTTTCGATGTCATGCGCAAGGCGTTCGAGGCACATGACAACGAGCTCGTCGAGCGCTATGCCTTCATCCTCTATGGACAGTCGATGCTCGCCGAAGGCCTCGACATTCCCGATTTCACACGATATTCGAACGCCGTATACGCGTTGATGCAGGAGTAGCGCACGGCATGTCAGCTTAAGGGAGGTACGGACCCATGCAGTACGGTACGGTCAACGGATGCGAGATATCGCGTCTCGGGCTCGGGACAAAGCGCTTTCCGACCGAGGACAGCTCTCGTGTCGTCCATCTTGATGTAAAGACGGCTTCGGCGATATTTCAGGCGGCGATTGACGGGGGAGTCGATTTCTTCGACACCTCGTACTCGAATCACAAGGGCGAGGCGGAGAGCTTCCTCGGCGATGAGTTTGCAAAGGTCGCCAAGCCGCTGCATGTGTGCACGAGCTTCTTCGAGATGGTCGACCCGCGTTACGAGTACGTGTTCCAGAAACAGCTCAAGAAGCTCGGCAAAGAGTGCATCGACTTCTATGCGATTGAGGGCGTGACCGACATCAACAAGGAGGTCAACGTCGAATCCGGCGCGATTGACTACTTCTTTGAGCGCAAGGAGGCCGGTCAGATCGCACAGATTGGCTTCAACTCCGAGCTGTCCCCCGATGAGATGGGAAAGTTCCTGAAGCGCTATCCATGGGATTTCGTGCGCATGAGGGTCAACTTCTTCGACTGGTTCGAAGGCAGGACACGCGAAGCCTACGAAATCGCCAGCGAGGCTGGTGTGCCCATTCTCGCCCACGGGGCTCTGCGCGTGGGTCCCGCAAGCCTCTTGAAAGAGGATGCCCTGGCAGTGCTTCGCCAGGGTGATGCGCACAGGTCGAGTGTCGAATGGGGGCTCATGTTCGTGAAATCCCTCGAAAACGTGCGCAGCGTGTCATGCAACGTTCATTCGGTAGAGCAGATCGAATCCGACATCGCCGTGTTCGCAGACGATGCGGTGCTCTCCGATTCCGAGATGGAGATGTTGAAGGAAGCGGCGCGTGCTCAAAGGGGTGCATGCGGTCGTCGAGGCTAGGGTACAGGGGGCCTGTCTCGAACGGGGCTCCCATCGTGAGGGTAGAGACAGAAGGCGAGGGGTATCGTATCGGTGTCTTGGAGCAAGGAACATATTGATGCCGTCGCGCGCCTAGGCGCCGATGCCGACTACCGGGCATTCGAGCGCATCGGGCTTGATGGCATGAATGCCGCTCGCGTGCTCGACGTCGGCTGTTTCGACGGTTTCAATACGGTGCTCAAGTTTGCTCCATACATGGGCTTGTCGAGTATCGTCGGTATCGATCCGTTTCAAGATGCGATAGACGATGCGAAAGATGCCACGGCAGACACGAGGTTTTCCTGGGAGTGCACGAGTCTGCAAGACTACGTCTCGGATGATTCCTTCGACGTTGTCTACTTCTCGCATGTCCTGCAACACCTGGATGACAAGAAGGCCGCGATCCAGAAGGCATATGCCCTGCTCAAGCCCGGCGGTAGCATTGTCATCAAAACGGTCGATGATTCCGCAAAGCTTTCTCATCCAGACGATGCCGATGTCATGCGTCGCTTATTTCGCCTGTATGAAGCGCATGTGCTGCCCCGGGTCGCGCATACGGCGCATACCGATAGAAACTTTGGGGCAAAATGCCCCGCTCTCCTGCGCGATGCCGGGTTCGTGCACATCGCCCTCGATATCGTGCATGCGAATACGGTGGGCATGTCCGTCGATCAAAGACGTGGCCTGTTCGAACGCATGACGTATTTCAGACGCGCCAAGCCACAGGGGCTCGAACAGGATATCTCGCAAGAGATGGACGAGCTTCTCGTGCAGTGGGAGTCGATGTTCGAGGATGAGGGCTATCTGTTCGATACTCCGACCTTCGTCATCACGGCTCGTAAACCAGACGGGGGTCATGATGACGACGTCCTGAAATCGGAGCAAGCCATTGGCACCTTGCCGATAGAGCTCGGTGGCGGCATCTCCGCACAGCCCATGCACGAGTCTCATCTGGGGCAGGTCATGGCAATCGAAACGGCATCGTTTCCGGATCCGTGGAGTCCCCTCGCCTATGTGAGCGAGCTGCGTTACAACCACGATGCGCGCTACGAGGTGATCGTGGACCGTGCGGGGGCGGTGCTGGGCTATGTCGGCGTGTGGGTACGGGGCGACGAATCCTACATTTGCCAGATTGCCGTTGCGCAAGCGGCGCGAAGGCAGGGTCTGGGGAGGCTACTCGTCATCAGAGCCGCACAGATGAGCCGCGTACGCGGAGCGCATGTATTGCGTCTGACCGTGCGCGAGAGCAACGCGGATGCTATCGCCTTCTACAGGGCCCTGGGCTTTCGCAGCATCGGCACTTTGGAATCCTATTACGCAAACCCACTCGAGAACGGTCTCGAGATGGCGATGGAGCTGTAGACATGTCATCGGGAGGAAGCATGCTGGAAGAAGACGAGCGCGTTGCGGATGGTGCGGCTGCATCCGATACAGGCGATGCCGCGCGCAAAGACGAGGCACACGCTCGGCAAGATGACGTCGTAGCGCGAAAAACTGCCGATGGCGAGGAGGCCGATCGCTTTCACGCCTATTTGACGGGTGAATTGCGACGATATCGCATGCTCGCCTGGGTCTTGGGCGCATGCGGTTTTGCGCTTCTGATGATCGCCGTCGGTCTGAATCTCAACGGCATCATGCCCGTGAAGATCTACAACATCGCGATGTCGGTCGCCTATCTCTTCATTCTCCTCATGGCCATTACGATCTTCACGCGCACGCGTCCGTGCAGGAAGAGGATCAAGCAGCTTGAGGGAAAGCCGCTTTCCGAGATTCGTGACGACAATGCGCCCGATGGCGTGAAAATCGACAGCATGGCCCAGTTCAGGGACATGGACGATCTCTACAAGATTCTTGAGCGTGATGTGCGTACCGAGGTCATTCCCGACCTTCCGGAATACAAGCGGCTCAGGCGCATCTGGCTTGCCCTATATGCCGCGGCGCTCGTGGTCGGTGTAGCCGCACTCGTGCTCTATTACCTGTACCCGGCCCTGAGCATTCCCGCAACCTTGCTACTTCTCGCCGCTTTTGCCCTGGTGATCGTGGCGTTCTATATGGACCGGACAAAGATGAAGCCCATGCGCGTCGAGTGGGCGCGTGGCTATGGAATGACGGAGATGCAGTTGCGCGATAACTTGCGCGAGATTAAGGCAGGTCAAAAATGAGTGCCACGAAGCGAAAGAGGGCGGCCGAACGACGCGAGGCGGGCGAGGCTGCGAGTGCGCCTGCCGCCAAGGATGCGCAAACCGCTGGTCTTGACGAGATACTGCGCGACGATGACAGTGACGCCAAGCGAACCAAGAACGCCGTCGATGCCGCCATGCGAAATGCAAAGCAGGGCATGGAGATCGACCCGCGCCTCATGCAGCTCTTCAAGGATTTCAAGCTCTATCGTATCCTGGTGGTCGTCATCATCGCCATCGGCTTTGGCATGATGCTTGTCGCGATGTATCTATACAGTAACGGATACATCGATGGCGATACCCAAAACAACATCCTGCTCATGGCAAACATCGTAATCGTGGCGGGCATGGTCATCGCCTTCGGCCGCGCGCGTCCGATTCGCGAGGACATCAATGCCTGGCACCGGATCAACGCCATGGCCCTCGAGCAGTCCCATGGAAAGCACGGGGCGACGAAGGCGGACATCGACAAGATATTTCTCTCACGTGCCCGCAACAAGCACGTGCCTCCGACTCCCGAGTTTAGACGGATTCGCCGTGTCTGGATGGGGCTCATTGCTGCGGCGACGGTCATCACCATCATCGCCGCCCTCATCGCCCAGCGCAACATGTCCGATGTCACGGTTCCCGTCCTCATGATCATGGTCTCGCTTGCCATTCTCGTGATTGCGACGGTTCTCGATCGCGTGAAGATGAAACCGCTGCGCAAGGAATGGGAACGCGACCTGGACCAGAAGATCAAGGCCGCCGAAAAGGCATCGAGGAAAAGCCGCACGAAGCAATGAGAGGATGCTTGCCCCGTAAATGGTGTCGGTAGCGCAGGGGAGAGGCATCTCCCCTTGCCTATAGAAACGTCAGGTGCGTAGAAAGGAAAAGCCATGTATCCAGAAGACGAGAAGCAGGTGCGCGATTCTGCCGTCGAGCATATCGAGGAGGCGGCGATTGCCGATGGTCTCGATAGCGGGGCAAAGGCCCAGCCCGAGCAATCCAAAGAGCCCTCTGCATGGACGGCCAGCGAGGAGAACTTCGTGGAAGCTGCCGAGGAGCACATTGAAGAGGCATCCATAGCAGACGGAAAGACGAAGTAGGAAAACGGCAATTGCGCGGCGGTCTGGACAGGGGGAGGCTCCCTTGTCCAGACCGCAAAAAGAAGGGAGTGCCCATGCCTGGTGGATGTTGGATCTGCAATCCGATGTGTGGAAAGTGCCAGCCAGCACCTCTTAAATCAGCGACGTGTCCAGCATGCGGCACGCTCAATATCTTCGAAAGGGAGCGCGTTCTCTCCAAAGAGCCCCTCGTTTGCAAGGGATGCGGGGAGGACTTGACCGATATGGTTCGTCCCAAGCCCGTAAAATGCAACTACTCTGGATATATCTGCGCCTACCCATGCGGCAATTCCAAATCGCCCCGCCATGATCATGGCGATATGCCGTGCGAGAGGAATACGCCTCCGAGCGAGGAGTGGCTCGCATCTCATCCCAAGGCGCGCGCCTTCGTCAAGGGCAAATAAGCATTCAGCTCGGCATCTCAAATCCCCGTCTATATCTCTGAGCACTATAGGCCGCAAAGCCGTTTGGTCTTTGTCGAAAGCACCCTAGTACCAGACATACTAAAACGCCACAGACCTGGTCTTTAGTATGCCCTGAGCGATGTTTGAGACGTTACCCAGATGTTACCTTTCGCACTGTTCGCGCATCGCTTATCCCACCCTCCACATGTGATCGATGCGCGAACGCTTAATTCTTTCGAAAAGGGAAGGGGCATTAGCAAATGTGTTTTAGACCACCATCGTTCGACGACATGATGAAGACCTGCGAGAAGTGCGGGTCCTTCAATCCGCCCGAGGCGACGAATTGCAAGAAGTGCGGCGCACCTCTTGCCGAGCCCGATGCGGCTGCACCCACTGGTGCTCCCGCCGCCCCCGGTGCGGCTCCCAAGGCTCCCGGCGCAGCTCCCAAGGCACCCGGCGCCTAACCACTGATTTCACGAGCACTAGCTCTAGGTAGGACGTGTTTTGGGAGGTGGTTATCAAGGTCAGCCCAGATGCACCATCAAGTGGAGAGTAAGAGAAGAGTAAGAGTTAGAAATGAAAGGGGGGTACATTCATGATCAATGAGCTGAACAAAGACTTGTACAAGACAGATTGGCGTTGGTTCGAAGATGGATACGAGGTAACGCGTACTTCTGTTTGGACTGGTCCTGGCTGTCACAATGGCTGCGGCGTTCTCGCCTACGCAAAGGATGGCAAGCTCGAGCGCGTTGAGGGCGATCCCAATTTCGCATACAACCAGGGTCGTCTCTGCCTACGCTGTCTCAACATGGTTGAGCAGATCTACAACCATGATCGCATGAAATGGCCGCTGCTCCTGGACGGAGAAAAGGGTTCGAACAAGTGGAAGCGCGTAACCTGGGACGAGGCTCTCGATTTTATCGAAGAGGCCTTCCAGGATTGCTGCCGCATCATTCGTGATGAGTTCGGCGGAATCGGCCCCGAGGGCGTCGTCGCCCTTTCGGGTACTGGCCGTAACGCCATGTGGCAGGGCGCCATGGTTCTGCGTACCGCCTTTGGTTCGCCGAACATGTCCTTCGGCTTCCTTTCGGCAGACTCCTGCTATCAGCCGCGCATGACCGCGAACCTGCTGCAGGAAGGTGACTGCTGGATTCTCGATAACGCCCAGCTGCACCCCGACCGTTATAACAATGCGGAGTGGGTCAAGCCCGAGGTCGTCATCGTATGGGCTAACCAGCCGCTCGCATCCAACCCGGACGGTTTCATGGGCCACTGGCTCATCGACCTCATGCGCATGGGCACGAAGTTCGTCGTCGTCGATCCCGCGCTGACCTGGCTTGCTTCCAAGGCTGACATCTGGCTGCAGATTCGTCCTGGTACTGACTGCGCGCTTGCCCTCGGCATGCTCAACGTCATTATCAACGAGGATCTGTACGATCATGACTGGACCGAGAAGTGGACCTACGGTTTCGAGTCGCTCGTCGAGCGTGTCCAGGAGTATCCGACCGACAAGGTCGCCGAGATCTGCTGGGTCGAGGAGCAGGACATCATCGATGCCGCTCGCATGTACGCCCAGGCCAAGCCCGCTGGCATTCAGTGGGGCCTTGCCATCGACATGCAGATTTCCGCCATGGAGGCGTCCAACGCCATTGACGACATGGTCGCCATTTGCGGTAACCTCGACGTTCCTGGCGGCAACGTGCTGGTTCGCTACGCCTACAACTCCTCCAAGAAGTATGGCGCCGGCCTCGAGTTTATCTCCCCCGAGATGCTCGACCGCCGCATTGGCACGACGCAGTCCCCGATCCACAAGGCGGGCTACACGCCGTTCATCCCGCCCGATCTGCTGCTCGAGGCCATGGAGACTGGCGTCCCCTATCGCCCGCAGCTCATCTGGGTCGAGCAGACCAACCCGATTGCCAACATGGCCGGCGATGCTCCGCGCGTCTACAAGGCATGGAAGAACATCAAGTACACGATCGTTGCCGATTACTACTTGACCCCGACTGCCGTCGCATTTGCCGACTGCGTCCTTCCGATGGCAATGTCCATCGAGCGCGATTCCTATCGTTCTTGGTGGCAGCCGCTGCGTACCATCACCGCGTCCGCCGGTCGCTACTACGAGTGCAAGTCTGACGAAGAGCTCGTTGTCACGATGGGCAAGCGCTTCAACCCCGAGTTCTACGGCCAGTTCGAGACGACCGAGGACTTCCTCACCTGGATGATCCAGGACGAGGGCAACGGCGTCGACTACACCTTCCAGGACCTCAAGGAGAAGGTGTACGACTGGTGGGATTGGAACGAGACGTATCGCAAGTACGAGAAGGGCCTGCTCCGCGAGGATGGCAATCCCGGCTTCGTTACCGCGACCGGCCTCTTCGAGATCTACTCGCCGCTGTTCGACGTCTGGGGCTTCGATCCGCTGCCGCATCACATGGAGCCCTACGAGTCGCCGTATCGCACTCCGGAACTCTTCAAGGAGTATCCGCTCATCTACACGTCCGGACACCGCCACATCGGCCTGTTCCACTCCGAGCATCGTCAGTTGCCGCACATGCGTCAGATTCATCCGACGGCCATCTGCGACATCTCGCCCGAGCTCGCCGAGGAGCTTGGCGTCGTCGAGGGCGAGTGGGTCTGGTTCGAGAACCCCCGCGGTAGGTGCAAGCAGCAGGCTCACATCGCTCCTGGCCTGATGCCCAACCTGGTCCGTGCCCGTCACGGCTGGTGGTTCCCCGAGGAGGAGGCGGCCGAGCCGCATCTGTATGGCGTGTTTGACTGCAACGCCAATAACCTCACCACCATGGGCGTCTATGGCCCGACTCACTATGGTGCTCCCTACAAGTCGACCCTGTGCAAGTGCTACAAGGTGACGCCGGAGAACGACCATAGCGAGACCGAGGTCATCACGACCGAGCCCCTTACCGGCTTCCACTTCACGCGCTTTGAGGGGGTGTAAGAGAATGCCTACAGCAGAAGAGATGAACCGCGGTTTTGACGCATTCAAGTACTGGGCCGAGTTCAAGGATTACAACGCGAAGCCCGTCCAGAATGGTCTGCTCATTGACTACGAGTTCTGCACTGATTGCCACTCCTGCGAGATTGCGTGCCAGATGCACCTTAATCTGGAGCCTGAGCAGTGGGGTATCAAGACCCTCGAGTACGGTCCGACCAAGAACGTCAAGGGCGACTGGGAGTGGACGTATGTCCCGATGCCCACCGACCTGTGCGATGGCTGCGCGGACCGCGTCGCCGAGGGACGACTTCCCATGTGCGTGCATCATTGCCAGTCCGGTGTCATGTTCTATGGCCCGATCGAAGAGCTGGCAAAGAAGGCCGCCGAGAAGCCGAAGATGGTCCTTTTCACGCTGGACCAGGACAAATA
It encodes:
- the rimI gene encoding ribosomal-protein-alanine N-acetyltransferase; translated protein: MSWSKEHIDAVARLGADADYRAFERIGLDGMNAARVLDVGCFDGFNTVLKFAPYMGLSSIVGIDPFQDAIDDAKDATADTRFSWECTSLQDYVSDDSFDVVYFSHVLQHLDDKKAAIQKAYALLKPGGSIVIKTVDDSAKLSHPDDADVMRRLFRLYEAHVLPRVAHTAHTDRNFGAKCPALLRDAGFVHIALDIVHANTVGMSVDQRRGLFERMTYFRRAKPQGLEQDISQEMDELLVQWESMFEDEGYLFDTPTFVITARKPDGGHDDDVLKSEQAIGTLPIELGGGISAQPMHESHLGQVMAIETASFPDPWSPLAYVSELRYNHDARYEVIVDRAGAVLGYVGVWVRGDESYICQIAVAQAARRQGLGRLLVIRAAQMSRVRGAHVLRLTVRESNADAIAFYRALGFRSIGTLESYYANPLENGLEMAMEL
- a CDS encoding molecular chaperone HtpG; its protein translation is MHEFKTESKKILDIVINSIYSTKEVFLRELISNASDSIDKVMIMRSQAASHADGESQLVEDGWEPAIELAFDADAGTITVSDNGIGMSDVALERELGTIAHSSSQEAKLAEMTDGEGDADIIGQFGVGFYSSFMVADHVSVISRAQGSDEAFVWESDGIEGFTIDRAERDHAGTDVILHLRPNDAANDYTKFLSYPALEELVKRHSNYIRYPIYLETSGVRQVVPEDGAIDVEPEFEEYVERRVLNSMVPIWAKPRSEVSDEEYAAFYQEEFGDPNPPLRIITMHARGLHNCDVLLFVPSEPSGDFYSRDYKKGLKLYSSGVLIDELYADLVPEYFGFVRGVVDSPDISISLSREGIQEDPFLQDIAAQIDKRLCHEFAVMRDEERETYVDFFSGFGRTFKFAIYATLGALNEKLEDLLLFFTAQSDEPMTLREYRDAMPSDQPCILFASGDEARKLESTTSVKAVTERGWDVILCSEGIDEFSLMTLREYDGLPIKNVSADDLVLDDAESLMRKRAIDEENSAFFAYVRDFLPADVVEVRSTLHLDKEPACITSVGQVSLGLERYFASMQERSTALPQIRHALELNPEHGIFDVMRKAFEAHDNELVERYAFILYGQSMLAEGLDIPDFTRYSNAVYALMQE
- a CDS encoding oxidoreductase: MLIDYEFCTDCHSCEIACQMHLNLEPEQWGIKTLEYGPTKNVKGDWEWTYVPMPTDLCDGCADRVAEGRLPMCVHHCQSGVMFYGPIEELAKKAAEKPKMVLFTLDQDK
- a CDS encoding dehydrogenase, coding for MINELNKDLYKTDWRWFEDGYEVTRTSVWTGPGCHNGCGVLAYAKDGKLERVEGDPNFAYNQGRLCLRCLNMVEQIYNHDRMKWPLLLDGEKGSNKWKRVTWDEALDFIEEAFQDCCRIIRDEFGGIGPEGVVALSGTGRNAMWQGAMVLRTAFGSPNMSFGFLSADSCYQPRMTANLLQEGDCWILDNAQLHPDRYNNAEWVKPEVVIVWANQPLASNPDGFMGHWLIDLMRMGTKFVVVDPALTWLASKADIWLQIRPGTDCALALGMLNVIINEDLYDHDWTEKWTYGFESLVERVQEYPTDKVAEICWVEEQDIIDAARMYAQAKPAGIQWGLAIDMQISAMEASNAIDDMVAICGNLDVPGGNVLVRYAYNSSKKYGAGLEFISPEMLDRRIGTTQSPIHKAGYTPFIPPDLLLEAMETGVPYRPQLIWVEQTNPIANMAGDAPRVYKAWKNIKYTIVADYYLTPTAVAFADCVLPMAMSIERDSYRSWWQPLRTITASAGRYYECKSDEELVVTMGKRFNPEFYGQFETTEDFLTWMIQDEGNGVDYTFQDLKEKVYDWWDWNETYRKYEKGLLREDGNPGFVTATGLFEIYSPLFDVWGFDPLPHHMEPYESPYRTPELFKEYPLIYTSGHRHIGLFHSEHRQLPHMRQIHPTAICDISPELAEELGVVEGEWVWFENPRGRCKQQAHIAPGLMPNLVRARHGWWFPEEEAAEPHLYGVFDCNANNLTTMGVYGPTHYGAPYKSTLCKCYKVTPENDHSETEVITTEPLTGFHFTRFEGV